DNA sequence from the Prolixibacter sp. SD074 genome:
GTCACCCGAGCCTTTTTCCACATGCAAATCATATGACTTGGTGGTTTTTGTCACATATCTTCCGGTTGCCGGATTGAAGTAAACAAAGTTGACCGCCGGAATGGTGAAATCGCCGGCATGACGCGGGATAACCAAATATTCAAACGACGTACTCCCCACGAGGCCATTCTCGGTTGCTTTGTAATTGCTGGAATTTTTCGGGTCGTATGTATCGAAATCAGCCGGAAAATCGACCTTCGGTGAATCAATCAATTTCAGGTTTCCGTTACCGGAAATCTTCAGTTTCAGTGTCACTGCATCGTTGGCTTTTACATCGGTTGCCGTGATAGAAGACTCGAGACTGAAGTTCCCCACTCCGCCGGAATAATTGGCCGGAGCCTGAGGCAGCGATTTCACATGCACAGTTACCGGCTGGCTCAATACAGTCGCTTTCACCGTCGAATACTGGTCGAAGAAATCGTCGAAAATGCTTTGTGGCTGCTGAATGCGCTGACGTACCAATGCCACAATTTTCACCGGTTTAATCGTAATATTCCCGGTTTGCTGTGGGAAAAGAATCGTCTTCTTCAGTGTTCCCACATTGTATATTTCTCCTTTGTAGGCTTCCCGATGCAACGACATCTGTTGGGGAATATCGATATCCTGTGACCAAAATCCTTCAAAATTTGGCAGTTCAATGTCATCGAATCCGCTCAGGTTCACCCGTGAGTAAATTTTAATGGTAGCTAAGAGATGTTCCCCCTTATAAACCGATTTCCGGCTCAAGTCCACGTTGACAAACAGATCCTTCGAGTCAATTTGCCCAGGTTTTGCTGCCGGTTTATCAACGCCTCCTCCGGCAGGTTTTGACGAACCTTTCACGACCTGGATGGTCACGGAATTGGAAGTGTACGTTTTGCCGTCGGCCTCAATGGTTGCCGGTTGAATGGTAAACTTTCCCTCCTTTTTTGCCTGCAAAATATAGGTGTAGGAAAAGGTGACCGAACGGGTGGTTTTCCCGTTGATCATTTGAATGGACGTACTGTTGGAAGTAGAGGGGCCCATCAGTACATCGAAGTCATTCAATTCCGGAAGTTTCAGGTTATCTCCCTGCGTATTTAACACAAAAGAGAGCCGGAACTGACTTCCCAGCTCTACCGCATTGGGCGCCGACATCGAAAACCGCACATCGTCGGCACGGGCTGTTAAGCCTGCAAAGAGTGTAAACAATAGAAGAAACAGGGTTTTTTTCTTCATCATCTGTATGCCTGTATATTTCGTGATTAATCTGTATTGCATCGTCAACATGCCTCAAAATTAGCAAAACCCCGGAACTTTTCCGGAGGGCATCCGGTTACCCAAAAAATAACCGTTACCAATCCTTTTCAATCTTATTTTGCTGCGCTTTTTTCGCTTTCAGCTTGCGCACTTTTTCCTGTGTTTTTTTCTCATCGTTTTGCAGGGCCTGCAACATCTGCTCGGCATTCTGTTTCGAGATTTTGTTTTGCTGAGGTTGCTGTTGCTGATTTTGGTTTTGGTTATTCTGGTTTTGCTTATTTTGATCTTGTTTATTCTTATTCTGATCCTGATTTTTCTTCTGATCCTGGTTCTGTTTGTCCTTATTATTCTTGTTCTGATCCTTGTTTTGTTTGTTCTTATCCTGCTGGTTCTGTTTATTCTTTTTCTTGTTTTCCTGCTGTTGCTTCATCTTTTCGGCGTACGCCAGATTGTACTTGGTTTCCATATCATTTGGGTTCAAGCGCAACGACTTTTTGTACGCATCGATACTTTCGTCAACCTTTTTCTGCGCCAGCAACGAATTCCCGAGGTTATGATAAACCTTCGCCTTATCCCTCTTGTTGTCAGTCTCCTTGGTCAATTGCTCAAATTCCTCAGCTGCCTTCGCCGGCTTAGCCTGTTTGTACAAAGCATCGGCCAGGTTGAACTTCCATTGGAAATTGTCCGGTTTTTCCTGCAGTGCCCTGCGATAAGCCACTTCCGCTTTGCCAAAACGAACCGTATCGAGACTGGTGGTATCCTCGAGCCCTTTGGCAAAATCCCTGTTCCCTTCCCGGATAAATTTGCGTTCTTTTTGCGCAAATACCGGAACCGTCAGGAATAATATCATGGTCATGAGAACGATTTGCCTCATCTGTATCTTATTTTCCGACATGAATGTTTTCATGTTCATTGTATCTAAATCCTTCTCTATTATTTAAACAAACTGTAATTCCTCAACCACTTATTTTTCCGTTCGAGCACCAGAAAATCCAGCAAAATCAATGCCAGGGCCATGCCCAAGAAGTAACCATACTGATCGTTGTAATCGGAATAAACCCGCGACTCAATTTCCGCCTTTTGCATCTTATTCAACTCATCGAAAAGCCTATTCAAACCAACCTGTGCATTGTTTGCACGGATGTAAGTTCCGCCGCCGGTATTGGCAATTTCGGTCAGCATCTTCTCGTCCAACTTTGTGATGATGGTATTCCCCTGACGGTCTTTCCGGTAACCTTGTTGTCCGTTGGGTAAGGTAACCGGAATTGGCGCTCCTTCGGGAAGTCCCATGCCAATGGTATTGACGGTAATTCCTTTTTCTTTAGCAGCTTTAGCTGCCCCAACCGCATCATCTTCGTGATTTTCCCCATCGGTGATAACGATGATGGTTTTATTTCCTTCAAAGTTTGGAGAAAACGAACGGGCAGCCAGGTTGATAGCCGCTCCGATGGCTGTTCCCTGTACCGGGACCATATTGGTATTTACCGAACTCAGAAACAGCTTAGCCGACGCATAATCGGTGGTAATGGGCAACTGAATATATGCCTGCCCGGCGAAAACAATCAATCCGATTTTGTCCTGATTGAGCCGGTCGGTCAATTTGGCAATCGCTCTTTTCGCGCGGTCTAACCTATCAGGTTTGATATCCTGCGCCAGCATACTATTCGAAACGTCCAGGGCAATCATGATTTCGATTCCTTTTCGTTTCACTGTTTTCAGCTTCGAGCCAAACTGCGGCCTTGCTACTCCAACGATAATAAACGCCAGTGCCAACATCCAAATCCAGAATTTCACTATCGGACGGCCATTCGATACACTAGGCATCAGTCCGGCCAACAGTTCCGGATTTCCAAATTTACGTATGGCTTTTCGTCGTCCCCTTCGGGCAAACCAAAAGATGATGGCAAATGCCGGTATCACCAGCAAAAGATATAGATATTCGGGATTTGCGAACCTAAATGATTCCATTTTTCCTTTTAATTTCAGACTAATAATTCTTCACCACCGGGCTATACCCTTTTTCCTCTCAACCTTTTCCTTACGGGATATTCCGGAAAACCGTGTTTTTCAGGAATACCAGCAACAGTGCCAGCAACATGGCCGGAATAGCGAACCGTTCGTATTCTTCCGTTTTTTTACTGAACTGCTTCACGTCAATTTTCGATTTCTCCAGCTTATCGATGTGCTGATAAATCGATTTCAACGTGGCATTATCGGTCGCCCGGAAGTACTCGCCCCCGGTAATTGAAGCTATTTTCTTCAGCATCGGCTCATCAATTTTCACCTGCATCTGCCGCATCTGCTTACCAAAAGGTGTTTGAACGGGATAAGGTGCCGTTCCGATGGTCCCCACTCCAATGGTATAAACCCTGGCGCCAAATGTTTTGGCTATTTCGGCTGCCGTAACCGGTGCAATTTCGCCGCGGTTGTTCTCACCATCGGTCAGCAGGATAACCACTTTGCTTTTGGCTTTGCTGTCCTTCAACCGTGAGACCGCTGTGGCAAGGCCTTCTCCAATAGCCGTTCCGTCTTCAATCATTCCGGTATGGATATCCTTGAAAAGATTAATCAACACCGCATGATCGGTTGTCAACGGACACTGCGTAAAACTCTCACCGGCAAAAACCACCAGGCCAATCCGGTCGTAAGGCCGGCCTGAAATAAACTGAACCGCCACATTCTTGGCTGCGTCCAACCGGTCGGGCTGAAAGTCACGGGCCAGCATTGAACTCGAAATATCCAACGCAATAATGATATCGATTCCCTCGGTAGTAGCGTTCTCCCAACTGGAAGACGATTGCGGCCGGGCCAATGCCATAATCAGCAGCGATAACACGCCTAACTGCAATACAAAGAGCAGATGGCGCAAGTAATGCTTCCATGTTCTGGGTGCCGCATCAAAACCTCTCAGTGTCGATATCTGTATGCTTGCCCGCGATTTTTTCTGTTGCCATACATACCAAACAATCATGGGTATGAATAGCAGAAACAGGTAAAAAAATGCGGGATATGCGTATGTTATCTGACTCATGATTTTCTTCTTCCCTTTTTATCCGACAAATCGATGGTTACTTCCTCATCGCCGTTATCTTCATCATTCTCTTTCTCCTCTTCTTCCGGCAACTTTCCTTCAATTTTCGTCTGGTTAACAAAGAAGTAAGCATTGGCCAACGTCATCTGGTTATCGTCTTCCACCGGAATGAATTTAGCGAACTTCACCAAATCGGCCAGCTCCAGAATTTCCTTCAGCTGCTTGTACGACTTTACATCCAACTTAACGGCATCATACTTCAGGGCAGTCATAATTTCATCAGTAGTTTTCTCCATAGCCGCCACTTCATAACGTCCTTCCAGGTATTCCCGCAAGGTATCGGTGATGCGGCTATAGTATTCTTTCACCTGATCGTGCTGCCACAGTTTTGCCTCTTTTATCTCGTCGAGCTTACGCAAAGCAACACGATACGGCGGCTCCTTCGGTTTGGGCGGCTTCTGGAATAACGGCAGTTTCTTTTTCCTCCGGCGAATAGCATAAATTAGCAGGAAGATGACAGCTGCAATTAAGATTCCACCAAACAACCAGGGCGCAATTTCCTTCAGCGTCACCGGTGCATCGAACGGCTTCTTAATATCAGCCGGGCCCTTTTTCAAATCCACTTTCGGAACCTGCACAAACAGGCTCAAACTATTCGTGTGGACCGAATCAGTCAGCTGGTCGTACTTCAGTTTGAACCAAACCGGCGGAATCGGGTGCGGACCGCTGTCAAATGCTGTGATCAAAAAATCCTGGCGCAGCATGATCCGGCGACCTTCCATCTTGATGGTATCGATCAGGGTGCGTTGCAGCACTTCGATTGATTTACCGATGCTATCGGGTATTTGCGGAAACTGAACCTTCGGACCGATATTTTGTTCCAGCTCCAGGTTCAAATGAATCTGGTCGCCAAGCAAAATGGTATCACGGTCGAGCGTGGCACGTGCTTTTATTTCCTGCGCCTGCACACCGGATGCCACCGTCAGCAACAGTGCCAGGACGCAGGTTATATGTTTCATCGTTCGTGTAACGTTCATTGATTATTATTCTCTTTTCTTAAACAGTGAAACAAGCGATTTCACATAGTCCTCACGGGTATTGATCCCGACATAGTCGACGCCTGAACGCTTCATCATGATATCGAGCTTCGACCGGTAGTCGTTCCACCATTTCTGATAAGCGTCCCGGACTTTCCGGCTTGATGAATCGACCCAAAGGTATTCTCCGGACTCGGCATCTTTGAACTTTACCATACCAATGGAAGGCAATTCCGTTTCCCGCTCGTCGTATATCTGCAGTCCCACTACATCGTGTTTGCTGTTGGCAATACGAAACGCCTTTTCCAACTCCGGATTATTATCCATAAAATCGGAAATAACGAACGTCGTAACCCTGCGCTTCATCACATTTGTGAGATATTGCAGGGCTTGAGCGATATCGGTCTGCTTTGATTCGGGCTTAAATTCGATGAGCTCCCGGATGATGCGCAACGTGTGCGTCCGGCCTTTTTGCGGCGGGATGAACTTCTCGATTTTATCGGAGAAGAAAATCACACCAATTTTATCGTTGTTGGAAATGGCCGAGAAGGAAAGAATCGCTCCAATTTCGGTAATTACATTCTTCTTCAGCTTTTCGGAGGTACCAAAATCGCGCGAACCACTCACATCAATCATCAACATCACGGTCAGCTCCCGCTCTTCTTCAAATACCTTGATGAAAGGTTTGTTGTACCGGGCCGTTACGTTCCAGTCGATGGTCCGCACATCGTCGCCAAACTGGTACTCTCGCACTTCGCTAAAGGCCATACCACGACCTTTGAAAGCACTATGATACTCTCCGGCAAAGATGTTGCGCGACAATCCCCGCGTCTTTATCTCAATTTTCCGAACTTTCTTTAGCAGGTCCGATGTTTCCACAGCACAATAACTTGTTTGTTCCTAATTCATTCCATTCAATTCTCAACTCCCGTTTCCGGGAAACCGTTACTACGGCACTTCAACCGTATTGAGAATTTCGGAGATGATCTCCTCGCTGGTCAAATTATTGGCTTCCGCTTCGTAACTCAGTCCGATACGGTGACGCAATACATCGTGGCAAACGGCACGAATATCTTCCGGAATCACGTAGCCGCGACGCTTGATGAAAGCGTACGATTTGGCAGCCTGTGCCAGACTAATGGAGGCACGGGGCGAAGCGCCGTAGGTAATCATTTCGGCATATTTCGGCAATCCGTGTTCTGCAGGTTGACGCGTTGAATAAACAATATCGACAATGTATTTCTGAATCTTTTCGTCGATATACACATCCTTCACGATATCCCGTGCACGGATAATATCTTCCGGTTTCAGAATCGTCGATGCTTCGGGAAATTTTTTGAGCAGGTTTTGTTGAATAATCAGCCGCTCTTCGTCTTTCTTCGGATAATCCAACACAACTTTCAGCATAAAACGGTCAACCTGCGCTTCGGGAAGCGGATAGGTTCCTTCCTGCTCAATTGGGTTCTGAGTCGCCATTACCAGGAAAGGCTCTTCCAGTTTGTAAGTATGATCGCCAATGGTGATCTGCCGCTCCTGCATGGCTTCGAGCAACGCCGACTGCACTTTGGCAGGCGCACGGTTGATCTCATCGGCCAATACGAAATTGGTGAAAATTGGCCCCTTCTTCACCATGAACTCTTCGTTCTTCTGGCTGTAAATCATGGTACCCAACAAGTCGGCCGGCAACAGGTCGGGCGTAAACTGGATGCGGGCAAACCTGGCAGCCACAATGTGCGAAAGCGTATTGATGGCCAGCGTTTTTGCCAAACCAGGTACACCTTCCAGCAAAATGTGCCCATCAGATAACAGTCCAATCAACAAACTGTCAACCAAATGTTTTTGTCCCACAATCACTTTATTCATCTCCATGGTGATCATGTCGACGAACGAGCTCTCCTGTTGAATCCTCTCATTGAGTTCTTTAATATCTACTGACTGATTCATCCGTTATATTATTTGTTTTTTAGTTGTCGAACAGAACGCGCATGTTATTGAAATTTTTTCCTTTTTACTTCTCATAACCGCAACATGCCCGTTTCAAACTTCTGCAAGGTTATTTCTATTAATTGAAAACTTCTTTAGTAGAATGCTTACGAAATTAATGGTTTACCGATGATTAGCTAATAACATTTTGTTAAAAATTGTTAACCTTAAATGGCTTGAAAACTTCCTAAAATACCTTAATTTAAGATGTTGGAAGTATATTTCTTACCTTTGACGACCGGGAAATTCGCATCCAATTTATCGTAAATTCCCGTATAAATACAAAGGTAAACAACATTTGATGCAACGATATTTTATTCAACTCGCATACGACGGTACCAATTATCACGGCTGGCAAATCCAGCCAGGCCCTGTTAGTGTGCAGGAAGTGTTGGAGCAAGCCATGTCTACTATTTCGCGTGAGACCATTCACGTTACCGGAGCCGGACGGACCGACACCGGTGTACATGCCAGCTTTTTCGTGGCACATTTCGATGCGGAGTCGGAAAACCTGGACGATCAGCATTTCACCTTCCGGTTGAACCGGTTCCTTCCACCCGATATTTCGGTACAAAATATTTACAAAGTACATGACAAAGCACATGCCCGCTTCGATGCCACGTATCGCACCTATCAATATTTTATCACGAAGCAGAAAAATCCCTTCAGCCGCACTTTCGCATACCATCACTATCGGTTGCTCGACACCGAAAAAATGAATGAAGCCGCCCAACTGCTATTCAACTATTCCGATTTTACCAGTTTCAGCCGCACCGGAACCGACATTAAAACAGGAATTTGCGAGATTATGGAAGCCTACTGGACCGAAGAGCCGGAGCGATATATTTTGACCATCAAAGCTGACCGCTTTTTGCGGAACATGGTTCGGGCAATTGTCGGTACCATGCTCGATATTGGCATGGGGAAAATAGAGCCGGAAGGAATGGCACATATTATTGAAGCGAAAGACCGCCGGGCAGCTGGCCCGAGCGCTGCCGCCCGAGGTTTATTTCTGGTTGATATCGGTTACCCGGAAGAAATTTCGCAAGGCTTGAGCAGGAATCCCGGTTAATCACGGTTCCAGATTTCCCAGGCAGCCAATGCCTGTCCGTGAAGCATCTCCAGGCCATTTTTAATGGCTGCGCCATGCGCTTCTCCTTTTGCCAGGAAACGAGTCTTCTCAGGATTGTAGACCAAGTCGTACAACAAATGCTTGTCATTAACGAACTGGTAAGGAATGTCCGGAGCTCCTTCCGTTTTTGGATATGTTCCCAGCGGTGTGGCATTAATCACGACCGTATATTCTGTCATCAAATTCTCATCTAAATCGCGGTAGCTGATTTGTCCCGCACCATTCGGTGAACGGGAAACCAAAACCACAGACAATCTCAGCCTCTGCAATGCCCAAACGACCGCTTTCGATGCGCCACCGGTTCCTAAAACCAGTGCTTTTTTATGGTACGATTTCAACAAGGGTTGGATGGAATCGCCAAAGCCAATCACATCCGTATTAAATCCGTGCAAACGGTAATTCTTCCCTTCTCGTTCGATCCGGATGGTGTTAACGGCACCGATTTCCTGTGCGGCTTTGTCGGCCTCATCCAGATAGGCGAACACATCTTGTTTGTACGGAATGGTTACATTCAGCCCCTTGAGCATCGGATTGGTCCGGATTACTTCCGGTAATTTTTCGATATGCGCTATCTCAAAATTTTCGTATTCCGCGTCAATACCTTCGCGGGAAAACTTTTCGGTGAAAAACTTCTTTGAAAAGGAGTGCGTCAACGGATATCCAATGAGACCGAATGTTTGTTTCATGATTCTTCCACAGTTTGAGCCGATTTCTCCAAAAGATATATCGTAAATATTCCTGCAATCATCAACAATACGGCTACAACAACTGTGGTTGTTAAAGTGTCCGGAACAAACCAATCGTAACCCGAAACCACTTTTTCCCCACTTTTCTTAATCAGGATATGGCCTAATGAATCGAGTTTATAAACCGGATGTTTCCAGGGCCAAAGAATTCCCACGGAGCCAAGGATAAAACCGGTAAGCAATGCGATGGTCTGGTCCTTGAATTTTTTGAAAACCCACGATAAAACATGTGAAAAAGCGAGCAGTCCAATTACGGCGCCAAGTACAACCGGCAGCAATACCATCAGGTTCAACTCATTAATCGAATCAATCATAACCAACTGGTAGTTGCCCAACAGAATGAGCACAAACGAACCTGATAATCCCGGAAGAATCATGCTACAGGCCGCTATAATTCCGCAAATAAACAAATACAGCATAGAGGAATTTTCGGACGCCGGACTTAGTACCGATACGGAAAAAGCAACTGCCGTTCCCACAAGTAGGCTAATGATTACCGACAAACGCCACTTCTCAACTGTCTTCCCGATAAAATATACCGAAGCAAGAATCAAACCGAAGAAGAACGACCAGATGTAAACCGGATAACTCTTGAACAGAAAATCGAACAACCGGGCCAGTGTCAGGATACTAATAGCGACACCGGTAAAAACAGACAGCAGGAAATCGAGGTTAATGTGACGGACAAAATCCCTGAACTTCCCGCTCAACAACAATTTCAGCGCCGTCAGATTAAATGCTTTGATGCTGTCAATCAGCTTCTCAAATATCCCGGTAATCAGGGCCACTGTCCCTCCCGAAACACCGGGAATAACGTTCGCGGCCCCCATAGCCAATCCTTTGGTAAACAGGCTTAAGTATCTCTTCATCGCTTATGTTAATATTTTTAAACTTCCGGTTGGCTAAAATAAGATAAAAAAATGGCCGAAATCTCTTCCGGCCGGATTCTGTCAATATTTTAAAAGTTAATCATTGTTAATGATAATGATTAATCATCTTGTACTTATCAATCAACCGGTTGACCGGACCACTTTCCAGGGCTTTCGGACAAAAGTCGAACAGATCATGATACTGACTAAAATCCTCACTCAACGCCTGTTCCAGGTAATGCATGGCCAGGTACTCGTCGCCGTTTTCCA
Encoded proteins:
- a CDS encoding DUF368 domain-containing protein, which encodes MKRYLSLFTKGLAMGAANVIPGVSGGTVALITGIFEKLIDSIKAFNLTALKLLLSGKFRDFVRHINLDFLLSVFTGVAISILTLARLFDFLFKSYPVYIWSFFFGLILASVYFIGKTVEKWRLSVIISLLVGTAVAFSVSVLSPASENSSMLYLFICGIIAACSMILPGLSGSFVLILLGNYQLVMIDSINELNLMVLLPVVLGAVIGLLAFSHVLSWVFKKFKDQTIALLTGFILGSVGILWPWKHPVYKLDSLGHILIKKSGEKVVSGYDWFVPDTLTTTVVVAVLLMIAGIFTIYLLEKSAQTVEES
- a CDS encoding shikimate dehydrogenase, with product MKQTFGLIGYPLTHSFSKKFFTEKFSREGIDAEYENFEIAHIEKLPEVIRTNPMLKGLNVTIPYKQDVFAYLDEADKAAQEIGAVNTIRIEREGKNYRLHGFNTDVIGFGDSIQPLLKSYHKKALVLGTGGASKAVVWALQRLRLSVVLVSRSPNGAGQISYRDLDENLMTEYTVVINATPLGTYPKTEGAPDIPYQFVNDKHLLYDLVYNPEKTRFLAKGEAHGAAIKNGLEMLHGQALAAWEIWNRD
- a CDS encoding VWA domain-containing protein; the encoded protein is MSQITYAYPAFFYLFLLFIPMIVWYVWQQKKSRASIQISTLRGFDAAPRTWKHYLRHLLFVLQLGVLSLLIMALARPQSSSSWENATTEGIDIIIALDISSSMLARDFQPDRLDAAKNVAVQFISGRPYDRIGLVVFAGESFTQCPLTTDHAVLINLFKDIHTGMIEDGTAIGEGLATAVSRLKDSKAKSKVVILLTDGENNRGEIAPVTAAEIAKTFGARVYTIGVGTIGTAPYPVQTPFGKQMRQMQVKIDEPMLKKIASITGGEYFRATDNATLKSIYQHIDKLEKSKIDVKQFSKKTEEYERFAIPAMLLALLLVFLKNTVFRNIP
- a CDS encoding VWA domain-containing protein, yielding MESFRFANPEYLYLLLVIPAFAIIFWFARRGRRKAIRKFGNPELLAGLMPSVSNGRPIVKFWIWMLALAFIIVGVARPQFGSKLKTVKRKGIEIMIALDVSNSMLAQDIKPDRLDRAKRAIAKLTDRLNQDKIGLIVFAGQAYIQLPITTDYASAKLFLSSVNTNMVPVQGTAIGAAINLAARSFSPNFEGNKTIIVITDGENHEDDAVGAAKAAKEKGITVNTIGMGLPEGAPIPVTLPNGQQGYRKDRQGNTIITKLDEKMLTEIANTGGGTYIRANNAQVGLNRLFDELNKMQKAEIESRVYSDYNDQYGYFLGMALALILLDFLVLERKNKWLRNYSLFK
- a CDS encoding tetratricopeptide repeat protein — encoded protein: MRQIVLMTMILFLTVPVFAQKERKFIREGNRDFAKGLEDTTSLDTVRFGKAEVAYRRALQEKPDNFQWKFNLADALYKQAKPAKAAEEFEQLTKETDNKRDKAKVYHNLGNSLLAQKKVDESIDAYKKSLRLNPNDMETKYNLAYAEKMKQQQENKKKNKQNQQDKNKQNKDQNKNNKDKQNQDQKKNQDQNKNKQDQNKQNQNNQNQNQQQQPQQNKISKQNAEQMLQALQNDEKKTQEKVRKLKAKKAQQNKIEKDW
- a CDS encoding AAA family ATPase encodes the protein MQQESSFVDMITMEMNKVIVGQKHLVDSLLIGLLSDGHILLEGVPGLAKTLAINTLSHIVAARFARIQFTPDLLPADLLGTMIYSQKNEEFMVKKGPIFTNFVLADEINRAPAKVQSALLEAMQERQITIGDHTYKLEEPFLVMATQNPIEQEGTYPLPEAQVDRFMLKVVLDYPKKDEERLIIQQNLLKKFPEASTILKPEDIIRARDIVKDVYIDEKIQKYIVDIVYSTRQPAEHGLPKYAEMITYGASPRASISLAQAAKSYAFIKRRGYVIPEDIRAVCHDVLRHRIGLSYEAEANNLTSEEIISEILNTVEVP
- a CDS encoding DUF58 domain-containing protein is translated as METSDLLKKVRKIEIKTRGLSRNIFAGEYHSAFKGRGMAFSEVREYQFGDDVRTIDWNVTARYNKPFIKVFEEERELTVMLMIDVSGSRDFGTSEKLKKNVITEIGAILSFSAISNNDKIGVIFFSDKIEKFIPPQKGRTHTLRIIRELIEFKPESKQTDIAQALQYLTNVMKRRVTTFVISDFMDNNPELEKAFRIANSKHDVVGLQIYDERETELPSIGMVKFKDAESGEYLWVDSSSRKVRDAYQKWWNDYRSKLDIMMKRSGVDYVGINTREDYVKSLVSLFKKRE
- a CDS encoding BatD family protein, with amino-acid sequence MMKKKTLFLLLFTLFAGLTARADDVRFSMSAPNAVELGSQFRLSFVLNTQGDNLKLPELNDFDVLMGPSTSNSTSIQMINGKTTRSVTFSYTYILQAKKEGKFTIQPATIEADGKTYTSNSVTIQVVKGSSKPAGGGVDKPAAKPGQIDSKDLFVNVDLSRKSVYKGEHLLATIKIYSRVNLSGFDDIELPNFEGFWSQDIDIPQQMSLHREAYKGEIYNVGTLKKTILFPQQTGNITIKPVKIVALVRQRIQQPQSIFDDFFDQYSTVKATVLSQPVTVHVKSLPQAPANYSGGVGNFSLESSITATDVKANDAVTLKLKISGNGNLKLIDSPKVDFPADFDTYDPKNSSNYKATENGLVGSTSFEYLVIPRHAGDFTIPAVNFVYFNPATGRYVTKTTKSYDLHVEKGSGDQLNTVVSSGVSKEDVKFLGKDIRYIKTDSNQLFQRNDTFFGSVNFYLVYLGGAFLVLIFYLFNMKRIRENANLARVKNRKASKVAMKHLKVARSVLKQNDAEKFYEAVTRAFWGYLSDKLTIPVSDLNKERATEALLERSVSQELVDRFIETLDTCEFARFAPGGGTTTAMNEMYGKAVEVMSRMEKEIR
- the truA gene encoding tRNA pseudouridine(38-40) synthase TruA yields the protein MQRYFIQLAYDGTNYHGWQIQPGPVSVQEVLEQAMSTISRETIHVTGAGRTDTGVHASFFVAHFDAESENLDDQHFTFRLNRFLPPDISVQNIYKVHDKAHARFDATYRTYQYFITKQKNPFSRTFAYHHYRLLDTEKMNEAAQLLFNYSDFTSFSRTGTDIKTGICEIMEAYWTEEPERYILTIKADRFLRNMVRAIVGTMLDIGMGKIEPEGMAHIIEAKDRRAAGPSAAARGLFLVDIGYPEEISQGLSRNPG